A stretch of Hydractinia symbiolongicarpus strain clone_291-10 chromosome 9, HSymV2.1, whole genome shotgun sequence DNA encodes these proteins:
- the LOC130657412 gene encoding histone H1-delta-like: MSEAASPKKIAPKKKPAAKKTADHPKYVDMIKAAIATLKERGGSSRQAITKYIHANYKVAENSDHHLKMALKRGVTSGDLIQTKGTGASGSFKLGQVKKEKPKKKAAAKKPTAKKPTAKKSTPKKKPAKKSTPKKAAKKPATKKASAKKPAAKKPTKKPVAKKPAAKKVKKTPKKAAKKTAKK; this comes from the coding sequence atgagtgaagcagcttctccaaagaaaatcgcacccaagaagaaacctgctgcaaagaagacagctgatcaccctaaatatgtggacatgatcaaggctgctatcgctaccctaaaggaacgcggtggttcatctcgccaagctattacaaaatatattcatgcaaattacaaagttgctgaaaactcagatcatcatctgaaaatggctcttaaacgaggagtaacatcaggcgatttgattcaaactaaaggcactggtgcttctggatcattcaagctaggtcaggtaaaaaaagaaaaacctaagaaaaaggccgcagcaaaaaagccaacggcaaagaagcctactgcaaagaaaagtacaccaaaaaagaagccagcaaagaagagcacgccaaagaaagcagcaaagaagcctgccacaaagaaagcctcggctaagaaaccagcagctaagaaacccacaaagaagcctgttgctaaaaaacctgcagcaaagaaggtcaaaaagactcccaaaaaggcagcaaagaagaccgcaaaaaaataa